The following are encoded in a window of Bacteroidota bacterium genomic DNA:
- a CDS encoding gliding motility-associated C-terminal domain-containing protein — MKRKISFFISIVVFFIKTLSSQTNFISVSSTVPSDITICGESKLFSLTINNPSTFNLTNFSVSVAMPTGVNYVPGSVTGFGQSSIANLSAPTFTLASLAQGGSVVITYSASVECSVLGYLSLGNPIENTYTVNYIANSAPYTLSSTSLNYQIKEPNLSITNFSNQSFAGSVGGTFTRCLTITNGGLGAISQFTLSDAHGGDIQITSVTNGTITSNTSSLTTILLNGAHFTGVGNGNALLESGESIVICENVKINGCNSVASTIKAQWGCGGQTCQEAETVGNVTFNGLTPSLKLTPKSSLSNCLGVGTGDQQQLLIENIGAGVASNVSIEIFQSLSNGFSPSFQSSFNSFEIKVNNGVFAPLTPTLTKQNQNVSCLNGNTIGGATFVIPLINAGDSVIIRWNQFSCCADPYIGGWNYKGSYSDICSNVITLVEKTGKSFKSIRGTLSNNISPANIVSGSTGVFNFLISGYQNSYPAPTSKQWKALFVLSPCITFTNSVSNIRIRNAVGTITHNPTSIAVTGNSVVATFTTSIVSDQAEVMIDLGANCSSCAGGVSSVELYLSYLPTTTSCSCEMLIMADTGYTNVVCPQSCVGLNFKNFTALRSNYGLPDNDNNGVEDASGNINTSLIRRDRLMYHDTLETSFFATVKTNSVYPTWNYCYASSSITNGEYLNYIGGDLKIYRNNALFATCSISQAVTSTSVTFNYDLSASVLIANGCVPSNFLYLNNDSLVFKPRYRVVKNQYNGSSTGNPSITAQISNSFYLANIANPVSSVNKFSCNTFNGYVTIIGYYFTNYGPGAYNSIGCNDLVATQNYYLSIGPCCSNYAGGNLFPYEYRSWSFIDTMTVTIPTGYSFKAASIYEYQTAGTQVTALTSTLAITPINPSSNILVFPVGNLYSGINPTIHRSDDGFYGIFTITISPNCNVVQNTTSNILYTWKFNPSAQLDSSTSRLISTNGDGVLYSGPNFFLQADYPSQVATSSVVCWNISVSNVTNNNAPNTWIASQGNTGVVITAIKDLSNNNVISPVGGIYQLGTLNAGATKNYQVCTSYLGCTPDSLILVQSWNCNGYPANINANTCVSPKSMKLKVFPQTPLLVTNVISPSSSINLCDTSTFVVEGQNIQMGNAYSVLLNAQLPVGVTIVPGSCQILYPITSGYVPLTNPTNVGGTNWQWNISTLNSTIGGNGLQGILSPTLNAIKVKFQVTTDCSYLSGSTAVFYYQAQSFCGSPAGRLVTLSSQLSITGATPNYFADVKLKELNYITPCNGSQILRVRVKNNGPLAFGGQDSVTVMLPLGVTYTPASFIGVHNSPVNTNPISYIFNGSQYVSWLLPSGVLAGDSTVFTIGFQAAANVLSCNVYQFYARTTTSTNVLCVASNQMCGISVLTGLDTLDIFSLKSLLTFTNVSGYSVPNPPNGETAHVSFDIVNSGETVAPGFNTILGFYFDLNNNGIVDIGDNLIATDTINTIIPGNNAVFPYSSVFNFPAGVACRMIVVVNPATSFCVCDPAQLPFSLPLRNQATDTSLCDGQAAIIGANPIIGYTYSWNSSSGLSNTAIANPVFTATNSGINPLTTIYTVTVNRAGYCSSIDTATVVVYNKPVAFAGVDSSYCAANSVLMTGTNTQGSSTGMWSQLVGAPTNATFAVPANANTNVTGLQEGTYDFVWTVNNGVCAAAKDTVKIKTYNVPIANAGADISICAPNASASFGATPLTGLSTGAWVQSSGATTAVISNSVSPTSLVSNLSVGTYQFVWTVVNGVCPSANDSVRVLVATAPTASVSVSDNSVCMQTCINFNDLSMVYPGDNITSWSWNFGNSLTSNLQSPQNICYDSSGVYTVSLTINTAAGCVASTTLGGGITVYSSPQASFNVTPSVVDMANPVIQVTNTSSDYSSWAWNFGDNSTLDSVNANPSHTYQATNLSGYVVTLVVTNQYGCSATAQKIVVVNEDYSINIPNAFSPDGDGINDLFVVKNLTKWGRNKFEVFNRWGDVVYSKDNYANDWDGTVNVSSAKIGNNKVVAGTYYFILTIEDKTYKGYIEIHWK, encoded by the coding sequence ATTTATCCATAACAAACTTTTCAAATCAATCGTTTGCAGGTAGTGTTGGCGGAACTTTTACTAGATGTTTAACAATTACAAATGGGGGTTTGGGTGCTATTAGCCAGTTTACGTTGTCGGATGCTCATGGTGGAGATATTCAAATAACTTCAGTTACAAACGGTACGATAACTTCCAATACTTCATCATTAACAACTATTCTACTTAACGGAGCGCATTTTACCGGAGTAGGAAATGGAAATGCGTTGTTGGAAAGTGGGGAGAGTATTGTTATATGTGAAAATGTGAAAATTAATGGTTGTAATTCGGTTGCTTCTACTATTAAAGCTCAGTGGGGATGTGGTGGTCAAACGTGTCAGGAAGCAGAAACTGTAGGCAATGTAACATTTAATGGTTTAACCCCCAGTTTAAAATTAACTCCGAAATCTAGTTTGTCTAATTGCTTAGGAGTAGGAACCGGAGATCAACAGCAATTACTTATTGAAAATATTGGAGCAGGAGTTGCATCTAATGTTTCTATCGAAATTTTTCAATCGCTAAGCAACGGATTCTCTCCTTCATTTCAATCGTCTTTTAATTCGTTTGAGATAAAAGTAAATAATGGTGTATTTGCTCCGCTAACACCAACGTTAACAAAGCAAAACCAAAATGTTTCATGTTTGAACGGGAATACGATTGGAGGAGCAACTTTCGTAATCCCTCTTATTAATGCGGGAGACTCTGTTATAATCCGATGGAATCAATTTTCATGTTGTGCCGATCCATATATTGGGGGGTGGAATTATAAAGGTAGCTATTCAGATATTTGTTCTAATGTGATAACCTTGGTTGAGAAGACTGGGAAGTCATTCAAGTCCATACGAGGAACTCTTTCAAATAATATTTCACCTGCAAATATAGTTTCCGGATCAACGGGCGTGTTTAATTTTTTAATTTCCGGTTATCAGAATTCATATCCGGCTCCAACATCTAAGCAATGGAAAGCTTTGTTCGTGCTATCTCCGTGTATTACATTTACGAATTCAGTTTCTAATATAAGAATTAGAAATGCCGTTGGTACAATTACTCATAATCCAACTTCAATTGCAGTTACAGGAAATTCTGTTGTAGCTACTTTTACTACAAGTATTGTTTCTGATCAAGCAGAGGTGATGATTGATTTAGGCGCAAATTGCTCTTCTTGTGCAGGCGGAGTTTCCAGTGTTGAATTATATTTATCTTATTTACCAACAACAACATCGTGTTCTTGTGAAATGCTAATTATGGCCGATACAGGCTACACCAATGTAGTATGCCCTCAAAGTTGTGTTGGTTTAAATTTTAAAAATTTTACTGCATTAAGATCTAATTACGGATTACCTGATAACGACAATAATGGGGTAGAGGATGCCTCTGGTAACATAAATACGAGTTTGATTAGGCGTGACAGATTAATGTATCACGATACGTTAGAAACATCATTTTTTGCAACTGTAAAAACAAATAGTGTTTATCCCACTTGGAATTATTGTTACGCATCTTCATCCATTACAAATGGAGAGTACTTAAATTATATTGGAGGGGATTTGAAAATATATAGAAACAACGCATTGTTTGCTACTTGTAGTATATCACAAGCTGTAACTTCTACCTCTGTCACATTCAACTATGATTTAAGTGCTTCGGTTTTAATTGCTAATGGATGTGTTCCATCCAACTTTTTATATCTGAATAACGATTCATTAGTTTTTAAGCCAAGATATAGAGTTGTTAAAAATCAATACAACGGAAGCTCTACCGGTAATCCAAGTATTACAGCGCAGATAAGCAACAGTTTTTATTTAGCCAATATAGCTAATCCCGTAAGTTCGGTTAATAAGTTTTCGTGCAATACGTTTAATGGCTATGTTACAATTATTGGTTATTATTTTACCAATTATGGTCCTGGGGCGTACAATTCTATTGGTTGTAATGATTTAGTAGCTACACAAAATTATTATTTAAGTATTGGTCCTTGTTGTTCCAACTATGCTGGAGGAAATTTATTCCCTTATGAATACAGATCTTGGAGCTTTATTGATACCATGACAGTTACTATACCTACTGGATACTCCTTTAAGGCTGCGAGTATTTATGAGTATCAAACGGCAGGAACTCAAGTTACGGCATTAACATCTACTTTGGCAATAACTCCAATAAATCCTAGCTCTAACATATTGGTGTTTCCAGTAGGAAATTTATACTCGGGTATTAATCCTACAATACATAGAAGCGATGATGGGTTTTATGGAATTTTCACTATTACAATTTCGCCTAATTGCAATGTGGTACAAAATACAACTTCGAATATATTGTATACATGGAAGTTTAATCCTTCTGCTCAACTAGATTCTTCAACATCAAGGTTGATAAGTACTAATGGCGATGGTGTTTTGTATTCAGGTCCCAACTTTTTTCTACAAGCCGACTACCCATCTCAAGTTGCAACTAGTTCGGTGGTGTGTTGGAATATTTCAGTCTCTAATGTTACTAATAATAACGCTCCAAATACATGGATTGCTTCACAAGGTAATACAGGTGTAGTTATTACTGCCATTAAGGACTTGTCTAATAATAATGTAATTTCACCTGTTGGAGGAATTTACCAATTAGGAACTTTAAATGCGGGAGCCACAAAGAATTACCAAGTTTGTACTTCTTACTTGGGTTGCACCCCTGACAGTTTAATACTGGTTCAAAGTTGGAATTGCAATGGGTATCCGGCAAACATCAACGCTAATACTTGTGTGTCGCCTAAATCAATGAAACTTAAAGTATTTCCTCAGACGCCTTTATTAGTAACTAATGTCATTTCACCCTCAAGTTCTATTAACTTATGCGACACATCTACCTTTGTTGTAGAGGGGCAGAATATTCAAATGGGAAATGCCTATTCGGTATTACTCAATGCCCAATTACCGGTTGGAGTAACAATTGTCCCTGGGTCGTGCCAAATTTTATATCCAATAACATCAGGATATGTTCCATTAACAAATCCAACAAATGTTGGTGGCACAAATTGGCAGTGGAATATTTCAACATTAAATTCTACAATCGGAGGAAATGGATTACAAGGAATTTTATCTCCGACTTTAAATGCTATAAAAGTTAAGTTTCAAGTAACTACAGATTGCAGTTACTTGTCGGGGAGCACAGCTGTATTTTATTATCAAGCTCAGAGTTTTTGTGGCTCACCCGCAGGGCGTTTAGTAACATTGTCTTCACAGCTTTCAATTACTGGGGCTACTCCAAATTATTTTGCAGATGTAAAATTAAAAGAGCTAAACTATATTACTCCATGTAATGGTAGTCAAATATTGAGAGTTCGTGTAAAAAATAATGGACCCTTAGCATTTGGAGGACAGGATTCTGTTACGGTTATGTTGCCACTTGGTGTAACATACACGCCTGCTTCATTTATAGGAGTTCATAATTCACCTGTAAATACAAATCCAATTTCCTATATATTTAATGGCTCCCAGTACGTTTCGTGGTTATTGCCATCTGGTGTATTGGCAGGAGATAGTACCGTTTTTACTATTGGGTTTCAAGCTGCAGCAAATGTTTTATCGTGTAACGTGTATCAGTTTTATGCAAGAACAACAACTTCCACCAACGTACTTTGTGTAGCAAGTAATCAAATGTGTGGAATTAGTGTCTTAACAGGGCTAGATACATTAGATATTTTTTCACTCAAATCACTACTTACTTTTACTAATGTTTCGGGGTATAGTGTTCCTAATCCACCTAATGGAGAAACAGCACATGTTTCTTTTGATATCGTTAATTCGGGAGAAACAGTTGCGCCCGGGTTTAATACGATATTAGGTTTTTATTTTGATTTGAATAATAACGGTATTGTTGATATTGGAGATAATTTAATTGCAACAGATACAATTAATACTATTATTCCAGGTAATAATGCAGTGTTCCCTTATAGTTCAGTATTTAATTTTCCGGCAGGTGTTGCTTGTAGAATGATTGTTGTGGTAAATCCGGCAACGAGCTTTTGTGTTTGCGACCCTGCTCAATTGCCATTTAGTCTGCCTCTAAGAAATCAAGCAACAGATACAAGCTTGTGCGATGGACAAGCTGCTATTATTGGAGCTAATCCAATTATTGGATATACTTATAGTTGGAATTCTTCTTCCGGACTAAGTAATACTGCTATTGCAAATCCGGTGTTTACGGCTACTAATTCAGGTATAAATCCATTAACAACTATTTATACGGTTACTGTAAATCGTGCCGGATATTGCAGTTCAATTGATACTGCAACAGTTGTAGTGTATAATAAACCTGTAGCTTTTGCAGGTGTTGATTCTTCTTATTGTGCCGCTAATAGCGTACTTATGACGGGCACAAATACGCAAGGTTCTTCTACAGGTATGTGGAGTCAGTTGGTTGGAGCACCCACCAATGCAACTTTTGCAGTTCCTGCAAATGCGAATACGAATGTTACCGGTTTGCAAGAAGGAACATATGATTTTGTTTGGACTGTAAATAATGGGGTATGTGCCGCAGCAAAAGATACTGTTAAAATTAAAACGTACAACGTGCCTATTGCAAATGCGGGCGCAGATATTTCGATTTGTGCTCCTAATGCATCTGCTTCCTTTGGAGCGACTCCTTTAACCGGATTGTCAACTGGTGCTTGGGTTCAATCTTCGGGAGCAACTACGGCAGTAATCTCTAATTCTGTTTCGCCTACATCTTTGGTTAGTAATTTATCGGTGGGTACCTACCAGTTTGTTTGGACAGTTGTAAACGGAGTTTGTCCTTCAGCAAATGATAGCGTTCGAGTACTTGTAGCTACAGCACCAACAGCATCTGTAAGTGTTAGCGATAACAGTGTTTGTATGCAAACGTGTATTAATTTTAACGATTTGTCAATGGTTTATCCCGGAGATAACATAACATCTTGGAGTTGGAATTTCGGAAATTCGTTAACTTCTAATTTGCAAAGTCCACAAAATATTTGTTACGATTCATCAGGTGTTTATACAGTTAGTCTTACCATAAATACTGCGGCTGGTTGTGTTGCAAGCACTACGTTAGGAGGGGGGATTACAGTTTATTCAAGCCCTCAGGCTAGTTTTAATGTCACACCAAGTGTGGTAGATATGGCTAATCCGGTTATTCAAGTTACAAATACAAGTTCTGATTATAGTTCGTGGGCATGGAATTTCGGTGATAATAGTACGTTGGATTCGGTGAATGCAAACCCTTCTCACACTTACCAAGCAACTAATTTGTCGGGCTATGTTGTTACGTTAGTTGTTACAAATCAATATGGGTGTTCCGCAACTGCTCAGAAAATTGTAGTTGTAAACGAAGACTATTCTATTAATATTCCAAATGCATTTAGCCCGGATGGAGATGGAATAAATGATTTGTTTGTAGTTAAAAATCTAACAAAGTGGGGTAGGAATAAGTTTGAAGTGTTTAATAGATGGGGCGATGTTGTTTATTCTAAAGATAACTATGCAAATGATTGGGATGGAACAGTAAATGTATCTTCGGCAAAAATTGGGAATAATAAAGTGGTAGCCGGTACCTATTATTTTATACTTACAATAGAAGATAAAACGTATAAGGGATATATCGAAATTCATTGGAAATAA